aacgcacctcACATGTGTACTATATGCTTGCCAACGCTTGTAATACACTCGGCGACCCGAGTAGTGCTACAGGTTAAAGATTAGAGGGCACAGACACTCGAGTCACCCCAGGCGCTAGCAAACCACGCTGTACCACTTGTGCTTGAGTTTGATCTGCACTAAGCTGAAAATAAAATTAGCTGACGTTCACATGTGTTGGGGATATTGGTAGTACAGTACCTCTGCTGCGTAGTTGAGACAAAGCTATCCAACATCTGCGTGCTGGCTTCCTCAAGGTTCCAGTCACACATCTCCAGCAGCTTTAGACACTCAGACCTGCTCCTCAGACCCAAACAGAACAACTGCTCCACCTgtgagcattaaaaaaaatgttgataaaagCTCAATGAGAAATTTGGGCGCTTTTTATTGCGAGATCTTTGTTTGTGGCTTCACAAGCATATTTTTATATCGTGGAGTTAAAATACACGTTCATTGTTTAGATGGAAACTGAGACCTCCGGATGGCCTTTTTCCTTTTATCTCCAAAACTTTGCTCAGATTATTAAGAAGCAGTCGATTGCTCCCCCGGGTCCTCCgctatccacacacacacacacacacacacacacacacacacacacacacacacacacacacacacccacaccatgTAAGTAAACTGCAGAGCCGCCGCAGACACAACCAGGGAGGAGGGAGCGGCAGAAATATTTACAGCATGCTCATCACTGCAACAATGGGCTGATTTTCCCAGAAGGATCAACAAAGCTCCTTGTCCTGCCCTGAGAGGAATCCACTTCGGAAAAAAATGGCACCCATCAGCTTTCAATGGCTATTCGTTCGCAGTTACAGTAATCTgtacataaaaatgttattaccGCGAATGGTAGAGGAGCTGACCCGGAATGCACCGAACTGGATATCAGTAGCGAAGCGTCACACTTTACCACCGAGGACTTCAGGTCCCTCACCCGAGCTATAATTGTCTATTTCAtagggcttttattttgatggattACAATGTTTCTCAAGTTACTTgcagctgttaaaaaaaaaagttttctcctTCGTTTTTGGTGATAAGAGCTTTGGCTGCTGGGTGCACACATCACACTTCACTTATGTCTGGAATGTGAATGGTTTTTTTTGTCGGCTCCTCGGAAATGATAAACAGTCAATCATGTGCGCAGATGGAAGGATACATTAAACAGAGTGAATGATGACAAGACTTGAAGATGCAGACATTGACATGAAGCATGAATAATTCATCGTCATGGACATGACATGGCACACCCCTCACGCTATGACACAGTAGCGATTATGTCGTGTTGCCTGGTGAGTGTTTTTAGACTGGAAAATGATTGAACTTGCTTCAAAAgggctttttttggaattttctcAGCCAATTCATCTTAAGCTTGTTGCTTCGATTAAGCAAGCAATCAGTTGAGTTGCggtccaggggccatttgcgggccACAgctaatttaacaacaaaaaaagtcagcaaaaatggaaaaatcagcagtgattttcaagcctaaagtcaaaatattaagaggaaaaggtaccaattttatgagaataacaagaATTgaggaggaaaaatatcattttaatagcataaagtttaaactATTAAGACAgaggttatttttttaagtggtaatattatgaaaaacaagcacaattgctatttttaaacaattaggttgcagaaaaagttacgttacgagaataaagtcaaaatattatgagcaaaaaagttTAACAgttagaaaatttaaaaaagcagacATTTTCCAAGTACCCaggtgtaattttacgagaataaagtccaaaaattccaaaaatatgcatgttgggTAAATTGTCCATCGCTAtgaatgagtgtgaatgattgtctatatgtgcactgcgactggctggcaaccagtccagggtgtaccccgcctctcgccccaagtcacctgggataggctccggcataccctcGCGatccgagtgaggataagcggcgtagaaaatgaatgaatgaatgaaagtcttaaaattgtgggaataaagtcacaatattagaagaacatttacagaaACTCCCCAACGGGACTGCAGGAAGTCATTATGTAACAGAAGAGCCAGCAAATCTGTCAGTGGTGAGTAATGGTGAGTTTCATTGCGCACCTGGAGCCTCGCTACGTTGTGTCTACTGTCGATAAAAGAACccaaagaagtaaatgggtcagtttttcctcattcctactgttgctgactattgttctatATCACTTgctttttctaacattccacactacagaACAAGTGGGAATGATATCGGATTGATGTCGATATCGGCCAATATTCAAGGCTACAATATCGGAATCAtgttggaagtgaaaaagttgtatcgacACCCCCGTGCATGACAAAGTTCATGAAGATTTTCTTTTCATGACATACTAATACAAATGTTTTTACCTTCAGGTACTGCACGGCTTTCTGAATATTCCAGTTGTGGTTCTGCAGTGCAGCTTGGCACTCTTCTATCGTCACACCGTGAACTGCCTCCTGCACCTGGGTCACACGACAAGCCCCCTTTAGGATGGAGGTCAAATTCATCCATTACATAGTTACAATCAACCAATCATATCACTGTACGTCGCCTTCTTCCCACTAGCTGCAGGATTACACCGTCTCAATAGCTGACGTTCTCATTACAGGTGGCATTTAAATAGATCGTACtgcactgttcaggttgtctttagGAAGTTCCACCTcccatccgagcaggcttcatcagttcatgctcatagGTGGGACAATGTATGTACACATGGTGAGGAAACCATCGACGTTAAGGTTGAGAAGCCATCTgtgaacagagggggaggtctgcgacaccacctttctcccacatacaatgctgtcctttcgtCCCTTCCTATAAGATTCAAACATTTGGCTTTAACAGATAAACAAGGtacagccaccttggtttcaggcgGGACCATGACCATCAAAacatctgaatggaatgctaacGAAGGCGATACCACTCAAATGagagaggccccactccattcgATGAAACGcccgtcatttgacaccacaacaGAGcgaaaccattcctgtctggacctgcctcctccgatagaggataaatagatcgACTCTTGCACCacgctctcagactagagccgtcctatctagtctgactagtgtttgtcctacctagtctttgcgaagtgatgaagcctgcttggatgagaagctttacaatgacctggatgtaTGAGAATACTCCCAGGTGATTTCATTATGCAGCATTTTATTAAGCAAAGCAACAGAAAACTCCAGCCCAGCCACTAGTATTCTACTCACACTTATCCACATATTACGATCCACTGAGTCGATCGCTGTTGTTATTCGGCCATCAAGGGTTCTGGGTAGCGGTGGAACATCAACGAGATCTTTTGCATAGCTCcacaagcaaaagaaaaaaaaaaaaaaaatcacacacagtGAGGTCTGGGGATCTCGAAGCGCACCGAGTAAGGTCTTTGGCCCCGTTTCGACCGGCGGAGCAACGCGACTACAGCGCCCCTGTGGCGGCCATTCAAAACCATGGTGATGCTTGAGAACTGAAGTGATGACTAATGAAATCGGTTAATCCTTTTTGATGAACCTGTATAATCTCTGATCGCCGTATCGGTGTACTTGTACATTTGACCCGTTTTGTCACGCATTTATTGCTGATTACCGGCTTATGGTGAAtgggatgtgttttctgcagaaaaatggCCTActttcagagggaaaaaaatgttttaaatggcaAGCAATATAAAACTTATTACCATTTTGACTCTGTCAGCAGAGTTTCCAAATCCGTCTGTCCTGGGACAGGTTGCAGTGCCTGCTGGTGGTGGCAACCCCTCTGCACTGATACCAGAGAGACTAACTGAGGTCTTCATCCCTGTCCGTAGTCCAAGACTGCTGCTATTGTTACAGGAGTAATTAGCCTTCAGCTCGCCCAGTGGGACAATCCCCTGTCCATGCCCCTGCCAAGTCTGGCTGCTGAGCACCATGGGTCGAACGGTAGCAGTGTTAGGTTGGCGTGTGTGCCTGTCATCCACAGTGTTGCCACTCAAGCTCTCAGCCTCCCTGAAGAAGCGATCATATCGGTCGAGGTAGGGCGGCCTCTCTGGCAGAAGGTAATAGTGAGTGTTACTCACTTTACGTCCATCACGGACTATGGGTAGAATGCAGGGGCCCTTGTTTGCAAACTCCTTCCCCTGTGCTTGAATCACGTTAGGTGCAGCATATTTGGGATCAGAGGCAAAGCTGTGTGTGGTTGGCATGAACTTACTTGGAGAGGTTGAGAGGTAGGAGCTGTAGGTGTGTGTGGAAGGGCAAGTGGTGAGAGGAACTTGCATGGTTGTGGGGCTGACAGAGTAGACTCTTTGCTGTGGGGAGCCCACTACCAGGCCCATGGGGCTGGGAGTCCTGGAGCTGGGCTGTGACAATGGTTCCCTGGGAGGGATCTGCGGTGGCCGATCCTGTTCTGAGCTTGAAATGTCTTCTGTGACGTCAGCTGGGGTCGGGGACAGGGAGAGGTCCCTTGACCAACGAGCAGATGAGTAGTCGCCCCTTTTAATTGGGCGAGGGGGAATAGGGACACGAGGGGGGATCTGGGGTTTATCCTCAGTAGAGGAGAGGTGTCTACGGTAGTGGGGTGCCTGCAGACACGAGGCTGATGTCGGCACATTGAGCCTCTTCATGCACTCTTGCTGCAGCTCATGGAATATTTCTGCAGACTGGCAGAATGAGGTAGTGAGGCCCTGGCTGTGCTTGCTGGGGAGAAAGAGGTTGTCCTCCAGGCCTTCTCTGTCTGGAACTGTGGAGACACTGGCTTCTGGGATGTGGACATCAGTCGTCTCTTCATCATGATGCTGTTCCATGCTGTTGATGGAACTCACCTTTGTGGAAAAAGAAGATTTACATTTGCATGGGCACTGAAACTTGTTCATTAGGGATGCAAGTAATGAATCTTTTTTTAATAGAGTAATTTGTTAggccaggggttggcaaccttttGCATCAGAAGAGCCATTTGGGCCCGTTTCCAACAACTTAAAACCCACTTAGAGCCACAAAACGTATTTGACCACTAAATTGAACGTATCAACGCTACATATATACATTCCTTAAACGTATTGTTGCCACCTGACAATTGTTTAagccaggggtcgccaacccatcgatctttgggactttgccggtcgattgcgagaacattttgaaaaaaatgtattgtcatATCAGTGCCCCcacctcccggagagcgaccacCGGGCACACTTtatgtccactgaacacgctcgtgcccaaagtgcggctcagggaCCATCTGCGGCCTGTGGTTCAATTGTCAAATCGTGtacaggttcacggccgagactggggatcttggtctcaaaaaggttggtgaccactggtttAAGCCTTTTCGTAAGCCTTATCCACcgttttcagatcaacattCACCAAGAAGTGGTGGAACACATCTATTTGTTTCAGTTCCAGTGCCACTCTCCGTGTCGCTTTAGTCGCCTTTGTTCATTAccaacaaaggaagctaacaagcaaaATAGTTGGCCAGCATCATGGCTTCTCACAAAGTTGACTCACCGGAAAAGTCTGCCCCTCGCATGTCAGCGGAGGATTGCACGACACGCGCTCAAGTCCGACGCACAACTTTGAAAGGCCCATGATGGCATCAGAAAAGACAGCAGTGACTACACAGAAGCATGAACCAGTTGGAGCCACAGCAGAAGGATAAACAAGCTAAATGTGGCTCTGGAGCCACAGGTTGCAGATCCCCAAGTTAggctctagaccaggggtcggcaacctttaccatcaccCCCCCCTCGCCAGATGAGCAGCATCGTtggcagagaagacaaaggaatctGCACAGTTAAAAACTCTTGAGATGTTTCTTTCGACAGAAGGAAAGATGTCTGTCGCGTCTAAATGAACGCAGGCAGTCAAACATTGGCTCTCCCTCCCTCGCGCTCATCTAATCACTCGTCACAACCcagccaggatgcattcacGGTCTTACAAAAAGTGATACTTTAACTCTTCAAATAtgcgcatttaaaaaaaaatcaaacattgcAAAGGAAGCCACagcaaggaggctgaagagccccaggttgccgacccctgccctagacggaccagGACGCCCAAGTCAGTATCTTGAACACAAATACGTCTGCTTTCAGGCATGATGAAGGAAATTAAACAATATTCCCATTTGAGAGGCTCCAAtctgaggatatttacatttttgaattaaaaaaaggtttaatcCCATACAAAAATAGTTCAATAATTGGATACTTGATTGTTgcaaatttattaattaataatgactACATTTTTATTCATCCCCCGAGGAAAATTCAAATTACAATCGTTCTTAAgcgtcacacatacagtacattacagatAGGGTCCTACACACACCTCGCACACACGCAGACATAGATCCATGGCACAGCATGCATCGAGGGAGGGATCAAGCAAGACAATGTCGAGTCCCTGAGCTGTCTGGGGTTCACTTTCTTGCTCAAGGGCAACTCAGCAGTGCTCAAGAAGCAAACCCTAGTCCCAATTTCTACATGACTAGCTCTGACATGTCGCAATTAGATGAACACCTAGATCTAAATAACTACATGTACTTCAGGGACACTTATATGAAATGTGGTACCATGTCCTACCGCACCTCCATATCGTCTTCATCTTGGGCTACATCGTCATAGGCCGGGGGCGGGGGTAAGGGCCGAGCATCCCAGTCCACGACTGGCGTGGGGTGGAGAGGGCGGGGCAGTGACTTGGACGGACTCTGAGGTGGCGTCCTGTCCAAGAGATTCTCCGCTTCCAAAGCTAGCTTTGCCAGGCAGGGGATTGGGATTTCAACCACAGGTGACGGGGAAGGTGTGGGTGGGGCAAACTCCTCCTCAAAGTCAATGAGGGACACTTCACTGCAGGGTTGGGGGTTCTTGTCGCTCCCCTGTTTGGAAGAGGAGACCCATGCCGTTGGTTTAAGTTTGAGGCCTTTGACAGAGCTTGTTTTCTGAAGTGACAGCTTCTTCAGTCCTGCCGATGTCAAGTCCTCATCCTCATTGACTGGATCATAACAAGGCTCTGGGGAGAAACACATAACATATTCCATTACTTATGTGACACTGGAGGATGACTTCACACTACAGAGTGCATAAATCAGGACAGAGTGTTGGGGAAACAGAAAAGCACTGATGTTAGGGAATGAAAAATACAAGTAAAGGCAGAATCACtgcaaaaaacaagcaaacaagagaaaaaaacatgaggTGTACCTTTGAAGAGTGGAGCTAGAAGGGAACAGAGAGGGCAGGAGCAAAGGGTGAGGAGCTGCTGAGAGAAAGCAGACTTACTCTTGATTAACACTGCTGGTTGAGGAGGGCGCGGAGGAGTCTCCTCTGGAAAGAAAATAGAGCCACCGCAGTGCAAAGAGTGagcaggggggaaaaaacagccaggaagcaaaaaaaaaaagaaaagatgctCTTCTAGCAAGTAAATAAAAAGCGGTTCAGTGGGcattttaaagtgaaaaaaggaaattcaggatttaaaaaaaagatttccgTCTCGCCGGATGTGAATATAAATATAGCAAACTTATAATAGAGGATATGATATAGCCTTTACTGTCTTACAGGAAATAGGGTATCACACGGACCTGTCATTTACGCTCCAGTGTGTCCTGTACGATACTTGTAATAAACAGGAACAATAAATTTGGAGTTTCCACCTCATTAGTCCAAAATGAACACTTTTAGTGTCTGTGGCTCACTCCTGCTTATTTCAAAGCTTGATGCAAAGAAAGCCGTAAGCACAGAACTTTTTGACTGTGAGaacatccatccgttttctgtaCAGCTTGGCCTGAACTGGCgcccatcccagctgattttgggtgagaggcggggtacaccctcgactggtcgccagtcaatcaggGCACAgctagacaaacattcacacctgCTTAGAGTCTCCAAAATAACCTAacattttttggaatatggAAAGAGTCAGAGTACcaagagaaaacccacgcacgcgcaggagaacatgcaaattccacatgTCGTTCTGTGaggctgacatgctaaccaccaggccacagTGGGGCACCCACAATGGAACCaatttaaatgtatattatttcaATAAAAATTAAAACGCATACACCGTATTAGGAGATATTAAAGCATGGACATTTTAGACACGTCTCGAGTCGATACCACTATGAATCAACATCAAAGTTCCCTCTTGATTGGCTGATGCTCCTCTGCCACAaacttcatttttcattttcattattcAAATTTTAGATATCAGTCTGCGATACGATGCATATACATACAATAAAAGTCCTCATTGCATTTAGAGAGGCTAGTTTCatgcaaaacattaaaaaaaaaaaaagtcatttgcgCCGTGCGTGCCTTGAACTCCattacaaaaaagtgtttttctgcCCTTACTTGTAATTGtggctgttgttttattatgaattgaaaaaaatcatctcattgcttcagttttttatgtgttgccttgacttcggctggaTTGTCATTTGGgtaattgtttattttataattgtaatgCTTAACGGCAAACTGCATGTGTGCATTAAATGTGGAAATAATGAACGTTATGTAGTTTGGTTGAAATACTATGCACAGAATTATTCTGAGTTATATTTATTGCCATgtggaattacattttttattcttttatttttacaggATGCTGTTTTTGTTGGTTGGTTCTCTCGTCTAAGCATGCACAGAAGCAGATGAGGCAGTATACGTAGAGCTGCACCAGATACATTGCATTTAAAAGCTGTGCTTTTGAGTTAAAAGCAAATGGTGGTAATTTCAATAAAACACAAGGTAAAAAAAGGCATCAAAATATCCCTTttttttggataaaaaaaaaatcgagcTGTGACACTTGAATGAATTTGTCGtagtcagcatgcaatttgaccttgaatacgcttgtatatTGCACTGCTCTCCACTtcgttgcatttcgctggtctcagtttcgagttcagtctgtacagtacagacaaaTGGATACGACCAGTTTCTCAATAGCATTTCAAATTGAGGGGGCGCGAAAACATTTGACAGAAaacaattgagaaccactgcactaaagaaacaagaagaaaatatgCACTCGACCTCCTCTTTGCTGTTGTAACAGATTCCAATCTGCTGGGAAGACTTCATTCATCCACACTAAGGGCAGGTGTCTTTGGCAAAGGGCCTGTTGGATCACCATCCCTGTtctacttccatccatccattttcttatcctaattagggtcatgggggtacgctggagcctatcccagctgacttcgggcgggaggcggggtacaccctggactggtcggcagtcagTCACAGAATTCATCCCAAAGATTTCTGTATGCTAGAGGAACCATAGAACTGTCCAAAAGGTCGCGGTTTGAGGTCAAGTCAAACATCTGCTTTACTATTTGGTTACGGGGTATCTTGTTGATAaagtgtattatattatatgtattattatattacgtTTTCCTGACAAGTGTTCTCTCATTGTTGCTCTGTTTTCATTTGCTCACTTTTAGCTCGCCCTGGTAGCTGAGTGGGCCGGGCGGCGCTGAGGTCCAAACCAAGAACATCAGGAGGATCCATGGGATTCCCAAGATACAAACTGGAAGAGAGAGTGGGACATACTTGAATGGGTACCAAACCTAGGTTGATTGTTGCAATAGCCTGCGCTGCTGCTCTACTGCCATCTATTGGTCACAGCGCCAATGTGTAGTTGCTATTCCTGCATTTGTTCATCTTCAATTTATCCAATTAAATTCTCTGACTACTCAAGTGGCAATAAATGATAGGAAATTAGCAGTATTTACTCTTCAATCCTGTCTGGAAAGCCCCAGCAGCGATGAGGGTTAGCATCTCCATGGCCGGTGTGGATGAAGCTGTTCTTGAGCGGTCGGCTGATGTCATGCGCCGACAACCCCGCCACCGATGTCACCACATTCCTGGGGAACTGTCCCACCTTCAGGGTACGTTTGTTTTGACCACGCCACCAATAGTTCTCAGCTCTGAAAATATTCAGAGGAAACTGAAGTGAATGAAACTCAACTGACCGTACAATTTCATGCACTcgtgatcaaaattttaacaccagttgaaaaatggagcttatgagtagagcttcaaaatgcaaaaagaaatgggggtgagacaaaaatatttttagtcctgcaaacaagcattagagtgcaataggctgttcatcagacgATCAAAAGTTTGAGACCACAGCCTTTTAAAGCCAAAAATctctgcaaaaatgtggattcaacgTCATTTTGACCGAAACttctttttctgatgaaagaagagagtctaaagtttctttagtttcaatgtttatgtatcagtattctgtgggtcttgaaagttctgcaaaaatgcccaaacaaCTGGCAGTGTGGAGATCTCTGCTCGGAACACGGCTGGCAGTCAGCGGGTTAAGATCCGACAatgcaaaaatgtaactttCAACTGGCCTTCAAATGTTGTCAACCCATTTTTAAAAGCACAATTTTAAGGTTAGTCAAAATGCTGTGTTCTCTGGTCtatctggagaaaaaaaaatctaaaaaataataagaaatagaaAATACAGGTGCTACTTAGCTACAATTTGCTGTAAcgctcactggccacaacatgaGGTAGAATTGTGCACCACGTGCACTCAGCTCTCACCTGCCCTCAATGatggtgatgacatcatcagtctGGATCAGCAGCTTGTCCTGCTCGTCGAAGTCCTGTAGAGCGCACATGTCTGTT
This sequence is a window from Dunckerocampus dactyliophorus isolate RoL2022-P2 chromosome 2, RoL_Ddac_1.1, whole genome shotgun sequence. Protein-coding genes within it:
- the LOC129177924 gene encoding activated CDC42 kinase 1-like isoform X1, translated to MVWMTSIYVCAHFFAEEFRMRRFDKLKKAFPFLARFHVYRKLGNSMQCEEGTEWLLELLIEVQLQQYFLRIRDDLNVTRLSHFDYVKNEDLEKIGMGRPGQRRLWEAVKRRKAMCKRKSWMSKVFSGKRPDGADFPQQGQPASSFRKLSPTPPLGLMEGVLTTQPAGGAPLDGQQQALTCLIPEKDLVLLEKLGDGSFGVVKRGEWLTPAGNTINVAVKCLKTDVLTQPDALEDFICEVNAMHSLDHQNLIRLYGVVLTHPMKMVTELAPLGSLLDRLRCIRPQGPVLIHTLCQYAVQVACGMAYLEQRRFIHRDLAARNILLASAHRVKIGDFGLMRALPNNHEHYVMQEHRKVPFAWCAPESLKTRTFSHATDTWMFGVTLWEMFTHGQEPWLGLNGSQILHKIDKEGERLPKPEDCPQDIYNVMLQCWAQKPDDRPTFVALREFLLESMPTDMCALQDFDEQDKLLIQTDDVITIIEGRAENYWWRGQNKRTLKVGQFPRNVVTSVAGLSAHDISRPLKNSFIHTGHGDANPHRCWGFPDRIEDLYLGNPMDPPDVLGLDLSAARPTQLPGRAKKETPPRPPQPAVLIKSKSAFSQQLLTLCSCPLCSLLAPLFKEPCYDPVNEDEDLTSAGLKKLSLQKTSSVKGLKLKPTAWVSSSKQGSDKNPQPCSEVSLIDFEEEFAPPTPSPSPVVEIPIPCLAKLALEAENLLDRTPPQSPSKSLPRPLHPTPVVDWDARPLPPPPAYDDVAQDEDDMEVSSINSMEQHHDEETTDVHIPEASVSTVPDREGLEDNLFLPSKHSQGLTTSFCQSAEIFHELQQECMKRLNVPTSASCLQAPHYRRHLSSTEDKPQIPPRVPIPPRPIKRGDYSSARWSRDLSLSPTPADVTEDISSSEQDRPPQIPPREPLSQPSSRTPSPMGLVVGSPQQRVYSVSPTTMQVPLTTCPSTHTYSSYLSTSPSKFMPTTHSFASDPKYAAPNVIQAQGKEFANKGPCILPIVRDGRKVSNTHYYLLPERPPYLDRYDRFFREAESLSGNTVDDRHTRQPNTATVRPMVLSSQTWQGHGQGIVPLGELKANYSCNNSSSLGLRTGMKTSVSLSGISAEGLPPPAGTATCPRTDGFGNSADRVKMVQEAVHGVTIEECQAALQNHNWNIQKAVQYLKTVTDISSSGVLIGSSSSRKHGQRCSWTILFGPSVTRLLLESTRLLNSKYHKNTTSTISHLFVFIMDKRHFQFGPVRDCCTYLKGSKADQQSHFSGSSVRVVVRHTLLLELQLPEGRSLMFKSV